The Neisseria animaloris genome segment CACCGGAAATCCCTGAGGGCGAGGCGGTGGGACGCAAACTGTTGCAGATTAAAATCGATGCCGTGCGCGATATTGTCGATAACATTCATTTAACCTCCGTGCGCGGCGGCAAGCGGATTGTGTTGGTGCATCCGGCCGAAAGCATGAACCTTCAGGCAGCCAACGGTTTGCTCAAAGTGCTCGAAGAGCCGCCTGAAAACGTATTGTTTCTGCTGGTAACGCACGCACGCGACAAACTGCTGCCCACCATCAAAAGCCGCTGCCGCCAAATGGTGCTGCCCGCGCCGTCGCACCAAGAGGCTTTACAGTATTTGCAGCAACGCGGCACGGAGCAGGCCGAAGCGCTGCTGGCTTTTCACGGCGGCGCGCCGTTGTTTGAACACACGCCCGATCTGGACGATCTTCGCAAAGATTTGCTCGACCTGCTGTCCGCCCCGCGCCTGCTGGCGATTCTCGATTACGCCGCCGCATTCGACAAACACAAACAGCCGCTGGCGGTTTTTCTCGACTGGCTGCACAAATGGCTGCTCGATGTGGGTTTGGCGCAACAGCGTATGCCGCCGCTGTATTACCCGCAATACGCGGCTGCGCTGGAAAAAACAGGCGCAAAAACTTCTCCTGCCGCTTTGTTCGCACTTATAGGCCGTCTGAACCGTTTAAGCCCTTACGGGCACCATACCTTGAGTGTTAAAATGCAGCTCGAATCCTTACTCACCGAGTATCTTAATTTTTGGCAAAATAAATAACAGGGAAATTTATGGATATCGCAAAAGACCTGCCGGGCAGAATGATGGCCTTGCAACTAAAAGAAAAAGTAGCACTTTACAACAGCTACATGCCGTTTTTTGAGCATGGAGGGTTGTTTGTGCCTACCGACGACGTTTTCTCGCTTGGCGACGAAGTGCTGCTGGCGTTGGAGTTGACCGATCACCCGGGCAAAAAATTTCTGCGCACCCAAGTGGCGTGGATTAATCCTGCGCGTACTTCTACGCAACGCCCCAAAGGGGTGGGTTTGGCATTCAGTGATGATGAAATTTGCGAGCAAACCAAAAAACTGATCGAAGGCGAGCTTGGCAGCAGCCTGCGAAGCGACCGCGTAACATTTACGCTGTAAAGAACAATGCCCGGGTTGTCTGAAACGCTTGTGTTTAAAGGGGAACTTTTCGACAGCTTGGGCATTGCCGGTTTCATCACGATAGAACCAGAACAGGCCGTCTGAACGTGTGCTTTCAGACGGCCTGTTTAAATATTATTTGATTAAAAACCTTAATTTATCATGCATTTAATCGACTCTCATTGCCATCTGAATTTCGACGGCCTCAGCAGCCGCCTGCCCGAAGTATTTGACAATATGAAGGAAAATGATGTGAAGCAGGCGTTGGCCATCAGCGTGAGCAGGCAGACTTTTTCCGAAGTATTGGCGATTGCCGAGGCACACGAACATATTTTCGCCACGGTAGGCATTCATCCCGATGAAAAAGATACGCCCGAATTTACCGTTGCCGAGTTGGTGGAACATGCCAAACACCCTAAAGTGGTGGGCATCGGCGAAACAGGTTTGGATTACCATTGGTGCCAAGGCGACTTGGGCTGGCAGTACCAACGTTTTGCCGACCATATCGAGGCGGCCAACCAAAGCGGTTTGCCGTTGGTTATCCACACCCGCGATGCGGCGGCGGACACCATGCGTATGCTGCGCGAACATCAAGCCCATGCCGGGGTAATCCATTGTTTTACCGAAAATGTAGAAGTGGCTAAAGCCGCGCTGGATTTGGGTTTTTACATTTCGTTTTCCGGAATCGTTACCTTTAAAAACGCTGCGGATATCCAAGAAGCCGCCAAGTATGTGCCGCAAGACCGGATTTTGGTGGAAACCGACGCGCCGTTTCTCGCCCCCGTGCCCAAGCGCGGCAAGCCCAACGAGCCGGCTTATGTGCGTTATACTGCCGAATTCGTAGCGAAACTGCGCGGCGATTCGGTGGAGCATATTGCTGAAATCACCACCGAAAACTTCTACCGGCTGTTTAACAAAGTGCCCAAGTTGGCGTGAAAAAGCTGAAACATGGCAAACCCGCAGAGGCCGTCTGAAAACTTTCCTAAACGGAGCGTGAACCGTGAGTAAACCCACCCTGTTTCAAATCGACAAATCCCTTGAAAAGCCCGAGCGCGTGATGCTGGCGGGGGTGATGCTGAGTGCGGACTATTCCGGTGCCAACGAATGGCGCGAACAGGCTTTTCAGACGGCCTTGGCCGAAGCGGCAGACTTGGTGCGCGCGGCGGGCGGCGATTTGGTGTGCACCGAAACCGCCAAGCGCGACAAAGCCCATACCGCGCTGTTCGTCGGCACGGGCAAGGCCGAAGAGTTGGCCGAATTGGTGCGGCAGCACGACATCGAATTAGTGGTGTTCAACCACGAACTGACACCGACGCAGGAGCGCAATTTGGAGCGCGTTTTACAATGCCGCGTGCTTGACCGCGTGGGGCTGATTCTGGCGATTTTCGCCAAACGCGCACAATCGCAAGAAGGTAAACTGCAAGTGGAGTTGGCGCAGCTTAATCACTTAAGCGGGCGGCTGGTGCGAGGTTACGGACACATGCAAAGTCAAAAAGGCGGTATCGGTTTGAAAGGCCCGGGCGAAACCCAGCTCGAAACCGACCGCCGTTTGATCAATCAAAAAATCACCGCCTTGAAAAAACAATTGCAGAACGTGCAGAAACAGCGTGCCACCCGCCGCAAATCGCGGATGCAGGGCAGCATCAAAACCTTTGCGCTGGTCGGCTATACCAATGCGGGAAAATCCAGCCTGTTCAACCGTTTAACCAAAGCCGATGTACTGGCGAAAGACCAACTGTTCGCCACGCTCGACACCACCGCCCGCCGCCTGTATCTGTCGCCCGAGGCCACGGTTATCCTAACCGATACCGTCGGCTTCGTGCGCGATTTGCCGCACAAGCTGGTGTCTGCATTTTCGGCCACTTTGGAAGAAACCGCGTTGGCCGACGTGCTGCTGCATGTGGTTGATGCCAGCCATCCCGATTTCGAGCGGCAAATGGACGATGTGAACACCGTGCTGGAAGAAATCGGCGCACATGAAGTGCCGCAACTGATCGTGTACAACAAAATCGACCTGCTGCCCGACAACAAACGCCCCGCCGGTATTCTGCGCGATACGCAGGGCAGGGCGGTGGCGGTGAATATTTCCGTTACCGAAAGTTTGGGTTTGGATGCTTTACGTGAGGCAATGATTGAGCGGGCGCGGGAAGAGTAGCCCTGTGAAAAACGGTTGGCCGGTAAGAACGGCACAATGCGGCGGGGTGGAAGCAGCAGAGCGGCGAAGTGCCGCAATGCTTTTTATAGAGTAAGTAGACTGGTTTTTCAGACGGCCTCGACGTTATCTGAACCACCCGCGCACGGCTTCGAGCCCGCCGAAGTTGATGCAGGCATCCGCATGCGCTTGGGCTTTCGGTTTGGCGCGGTAAGCAATGCCGATACCGGCTTCGAGCAGCATGGGGATATCGTTTGCGCCGTCACCCATAGCCAGCACCCGATGTTTTTCCAAGCCCAGCCGTTCCCGAAGCTGCACCAACAAATCCGCCTTGGCTTGCGCATCCACCACGCCCCCGAGCAATTGTCCCGTGAGCAGGCCGTCTGAAATTTCCAAAACATTCGCGTGCTGGTAATCCAGCCCCAAACGTTGTTGCAGACGTTCGGTGAAGAAAGTGAAACCGCCTGAAACCAGTGCAAATTTCACCCCGTTTTTTTTGCATTCGTCCAGCAGGTATTCCGCACCGGGCGATAGCTGCAAAACGTTGTCGTACACTTCTTGTAAAATCCGTTCATCCAAGCCTTTTAACAGTGCGACGCGGCGGCGGAGAGACTGCTCGAAATCAAGCTCGCCGCGCATGGATTGTTCGGTAATCTCCGCCACCTGTGCTTTCAAACCCACACCGGCGGCGATTTCATCGACGCATTCGATGGTAATCAACGTCGAATCCATATCGCTGACAATCAACCCCAGTTCGGAAAACGCCAAATCCGGCAGCACGGCATGATCTATGTGTTGACGGTTTAATTCTGCCGATACCGCTTCGGGCAGGCGGAAACCGTCGGTAACGGGCAGCCGTAATGTGCCGTGGCGGATGTTTTCAGACGGCAGGTTTAATGTGTTCAAAATGCCGAGGTCGCATTCAGTAAGGGCGGGATGTTGAAGAACGAAAACGTGCTGCATAATGATATGGATGAGGGAAGAAAGCACGGATTATAAAAGAAATTGCCAAAGGCCGTCCGAAAAGTTCGATGAATCTTCAAGCATTGACGAAAGCCGGAAAGATACGGATTTTGGCGGCTGCTTGGAAATGCGGTTTGCGAAAGCGGATAAAACGGCCTGATAACATTTGTTTTATGCGGCATAAAAAACTTTACCTGATTTGAATTGCTTTTTCATACGGCATAAAAATGATTGAAATCAAAATCATGTTGGAATAATTTAAGTATAATTTGAATTGGTTGGCCGTGCTTGTGTGCTGCGGATACGGGCTTGGGCCGAGACAAGGAACTTTTTCTCTGTTACCGTTGCCTATATACGGTCTGTGCTTTTAGTGCATTAATGATTACCTATAAAAACGGAGTAACTATGAAAGTGGATTTTAAAACTATCGTTCCCGCTGTTGTTTTAATGACCGCGCTGACCGCCTGCGGCAGTTTCAGTTTCGGTAAAAAAGACAAACCTAAAGAACAACCTGCTCCCGTTCCCGCGCCTGCCGTCCAACCGCAAGCAGCACCGCAGCGCCAAGCTCCTGAAACGGTTCGGGTCGATTCTATCGACGCTAAGAAAGAAGTGGCTTACAAATGCGGCAACAAAGGGCAGAATCCGCTGACCGTGATGTACGGTTTCAAAGGCGGCGAAGTTGTGGTTGCCCAAGTGAAATACCAAAACAAATTGTCTCCCGGCCTGTTCCGCGTGATCGGCAACAATGACGGTAACGTGTTTACCGCCAACGGTATCACTTGGTCTGCCGGTAAAGCCGATGCCGCCAATGTGGATAAAGTGGACGGCAATATGCTGACTCAGGAAGGTGTTGAAACAGTAAACGGCAAACCGACCCAAGTTTCTCAAATCGTTACCAAATACTGCGTGTTGGATAAAGCGGCTACTGCAAAATTGAACAAGCCTGCCGCTACGAAAGCACCGGCTAGAAAATAATCTGGTTTTCGGTAAGTTTTGAATGAAGAGGCCGTCTGAAAAGTTTCAGACGGCTTCTTTCATATGTTTGCA includes the following:
- a CDS encoding DNA polymerase III subunit delta', yielding MIYPWHQTQWQQIAAHRQSLPNAWLFTGKENTGKTAFARHTAQALLCEQPDAAGEPCGVCPSCHLFGQNSHPDFYELTPEIPEGEAVGRKLLQIKIDAVRDIVDNIHLTSVRGGKRIVLVHPAESMNLQAANGLLKVLEEPPENVLFLLVTHARDKLLPTIKSRCRQMVLPAPSHQEALQYLQQRGTEQAEALLAFHGGAPLFEHTPDLDDLRKDLLDLLSAPRLLAILDYAAAFDKHKQPLAVFLDWLHKWLLDVGLAQQRMPPLYYPQYAAALEKTGAKTSPAALFALIGRLNRLSPYGHHTLSVKMQLESLLTEYLNFWQNK
- a CDS encoding PilZ domain-containing protein, translated to MDIAKDLPGRMMALQLKEKVALYNSYMPFFEHGGLFVPTDDVFSLGDEVLLALELTDHPGKKFLRTQVAWINPARTSTQRPKGVGLAFSDDEICEQTKKLIEGELGSSLRSDRVTFTL
- a CDS encoding TatD family hydrolase, with amino-acid sequence MHLIDSHCHLNFDGLSSRLPEVFDNMKENDVKQALAISVSRQTFSEVLAIAEAHEHIFATVGIHPDEKDTPEFTVAELVEHAKHPKVVGIGETGLDYHWCQGDLGWQYQRFADHIEAANQSGLPLVIHTRDAAADTMRMLREHQAHAGVIHCFTENVEVAKAALDLGFYISFSGIVTFKNAADIQEAAKYVPQDRILVETDAPFLAPVPKRGKPNEPAYVRYTAEFVAKLRGDSVEHIAEITTENFYRLFNKVPKLA
- the hflX gene encoding GTPase HflX; translation: MLAGVMLSADYSGANEWREQAFQTALAEAADLVRAAGGDLVCTETAKRDKAHTALFVGTGKAEELAELVRQHDIELVVFNHELTPTQERNLERVLQCRVLDRVGLILAIFAKRAQSQEGKLQVELAQLNHLSGRLVRGYGHMQSQKGGIGLKGPGETQLETDRRLINQKITALKKQLQNVQKQRATRRKSRMQGSIKTFALVGYTNAGKSSLFNRLTKADVLAKDQLFATLDTTARRLYLSPEATVILTDTVGFVRDLPHKLVSAFSATLEETALADVLLHVVDASHPDFERQMDDVNTVLEEIGAHEVPQLIVYNKIDLLPDNKRPAGILRDTQGRAVAVNISVTESLGLDALREAMIERAREE
- the serB gene encoding phosphoserine phosphatase SerB codes for the protein MQHVFVLQHPALTECDLGILNTLNLPSENIRHGTLRLPVTDGFRLPEAVSAELNRQHIDHAVLPDLAFSELGLIVSDMDSTLITIECVDEIAAGVGLKAQVAEITEQSMRGELDFEQSLRRRVALLKGLDERILQEVYDNVLQLSPGAEYLLDECKKNGVKFALVSGGFTFFTERLQQRLGLDYQHANVLEISDGLLTGQLLGGVVDAQAKADLLVQLRERLGLEKHRVLAMGDGANDIPMLLEAGIGIAYRAKPKAQAHADACINFGGLEAVRGWFR
- a CDS encoding Sec-independent protein translocase family protein, which translates into the protein MKVDFKTIVPAVVLMTALTACGSFSFGKKDKPKEQPAPVPAPAVQPQAAPQRQAPETVRVDSIDAKKEVAYKCGNKGQNPLTVMYGFKGGEVVVAQVKYQNKLSPGLFRVIGNNDGNVFTANGITWSAGKADAANVDKVDGNMLTQEGVETVNGKPTQVSQIVTKYCVLDKAATAKLNKPAATKAPARK